One window from the genome of Bdellovibrionales bacterium encodes:
- a CDS encoding HAD-IA family hydrolase: protein MWPLLIFDLDGTLIDSAEDISTALNKTLLYYDKPTLPHEVIVAHIGEGLKKLLADFFPEHKNSPPEKYKHIEDRFLQTYEEEMYNTTKPFPGVVEFLNNYPGPKGIVTNKNEDPAKKIVRHLGLDAIPWVGVFGADTLTERKPHPLPLQEMMKRAGRSATTTFMIGDGLPDVKAAQAAGVGAIAVEFGYTKLEILQKYDPVATLQDYAGLHNLVLELINR from the coding sequence ATCTGGCCACTTTTAATTTTCGACTTAGATGGAACTCTGATTGATTCAGCCGAAGATATCTCGACGGCACTCAACAAAACTTTGCTCTACTACGATAAACCAACACTTCCTCACGAAGTCATCGTTGCTCATATCGGTGAAGGTTTGAAAAAGCTTCTCGCGGATTTTTTTCCAGAGCATAAAAACAGCCCGCCGGAAAAGTACAAGCACATCGAAGACCGGTTCCTGCAGACTTACGAAGAAGAAATGTACAACACCACAAAACCGTTCCCGGGTGTGGTTGAGTTTTTGAATAATTATCCAGGTCCCAAAGGAATCGTGACCAACAAAAACGAAGACCCGGCGAAAAAGATCGTACGCCACTTGGGCCTGGATGCGATCCCTTGGGTGGGCGTGTTTGGCGCCGACACCCTGACTGAACGCAAACCGCATCCCCTGCCTTTGCAGGAAATGATGAAGCGTGCGGGTCGTTCTGCCACCACAACCTTCATGATTGGCGACGGCCTTCCTGATGTGAAAGCCGCCCAAGCGGCGGGCGTGGGAGCCATTGCCGTGGAGTTCGGCTATACCAAACTAGAAATTTTGCAAAAATACGATCCTGTGGCGACCCTGCAAGACTATGCTGGGCTCCATAATCTCGTCCTCGAACTGATTAATCGTTGA
- a CDS encoding ABC transporter ATP-binding protein, whose amino-acid sequence MSETLLEVKNLKTKFNTDDGSFFAVDDVSFSVKKGQTLGIVGESGCGKSVTSLSIMKLIQAPGRIEAGQIVYRGKDLLKTSDDEMRSIRGNEIAMIFQEPMTSLNPVYTCGNQIAEAIALHYPKLTKAEVKARAIEMLRKVGIPAPEKRFDEYPHQLSGGMRQRVMIAMAISCNPQLLIADEPTTALDVTIQAQILDLMRNLQKDFGAGMILITHDLGVVAEMCQDVVVMYAGKVVEYGTVEDIFYRPKHPYTRGLLDSIPHFETGHKLEELKTIKGMVPSLLNLPQGCRFQERCPNVQADCRQTEPKLESKGGTQLAACYHPVAEAKA is encoded by the coding sequence GTGAGCGAAACCCTTTTAGAAGTTAAAAATCTGAAAACGAAGTTCAATACCGACGACGGCAGTTTCTTCGCCGTTGACGACGTGAGCTTTTCCGTTAAAAAAGGTCAAACTCTTGGAATCGTTGGCGAATCCGGTTGCGGCAAATCCGTAACTTCGCTTTCCATTATGAAGCTGATCCAAGCTCCAGGCCGCATTGAAGCCGGCCAAATCGTTTACCGCGGCAAGGATCTTTTGAAGACCAGCGACGATGAAATGCGCAGCATCCGTGGTAATGAGATCGCAATGATTTTCCAGGAGCCTATGACTTCCCTCAATCCGGTTTACACTTGCGGTAACCAGATTGCCGAAGCGATCGCTCTTCACTACCCGAAATTGACAAAAGCTGAGGTGAAAGCCCGTGCGATCGAAATGCTTCGCAAGGTGGGCATCCCGGCTCCAGAAAAACGCTTCGACGAATATCCGCACCAACTTTCGGGCGGTATGCGCCAACGTGTGATGATCGCTATGGCGATTAGCTGTAATCCACAACTGCTTATCGCCGATGAACCGACAACAGCGTTGGACGTGACGATCCAGGCTCAGATCTTGGATCTGATGCGCAATCTGCAAAAGGATTTTGGCGCCGGCATGATCCTCATCACACATGACCTCGGTGTTGTCGCAGAAATGTGCCAAGATGTTGTTGTGATGTACGCGGGTAAAGTTGTTGAGTATGGCACTGTTGAAGACATCTTCTACCGTCCAAAGCATCCGTACACTCGCGGCTTGCTCGATTCTATCCCGCACTTTGAAACGGGCCACAAACTTGAAGAACTCAAAACGATCAAGGGCATGGTTCCAAGCTTGTTGAATCTTCCACAAGGCTGCCGCTTCCAAGAGCGCTGCCCGAATGTTCAAGCGGACTGCCGTCAAACGGAACCAAAGCTTGAAAGCAAAGGCGGAACTCAGTTAGCAGCCTGCTACCATCCTGTTGCGGAGGCGAAAGCATGA
- a CDS encoding dipeptide ABC transporter ATP-binding protein translates to MSQYLLEVDNLFKTFPIHGGLLNREIASVKAVSGVSFKLKKGETLGLVGESGCGKSTLGRCLIRLLDPTSGTVKFNGKDITTIEGDELREIRKKMQIIFQDPYASLNPRMTIGAILEEPLIIHNLFPDDNARKARVLELANLVGLRPEALNRYPHEFSGGQRQRVGIARALAVNPEIIVCDEPVSALDVSIQAQVLNLLMELQKKLGLTYVFIAHDLKVVEHVSTQVAVMYLGKIVEQSEAEELYKNPKHPYTRALLSAIPIPDPRRKEDRIILTGDVPSPINPPAGCHFHPRCPMAIEDCKKVVPPLEIKRPEHVAACIRV, encoded by the coding sequence ATGAGCCAATACCTTCTCGAAGTAGATAATCTGTTTAAAACTTTCCCTATCCACGGTGGCCTTCTCAATCGTGAAATTGCCAGTGTAAAAGCTGTCTCCGGCGTGAGCTTCAAACTGAAAAAAGGCGAAACGCTCGGTCTTGTGGGCGAATCCGGTTGCGGTAAATCCACTCTCGGTCGCTGCTTGATCCGTTTGCTGGATCCAACTTCAGGTACTGTGAAATTCAACGGCAAAGACATCACGACGATCGAAGGTGATGAGCTTCGCGAGATTCGCAAGAAAATGCAGATCATTTTCCAAGATCCTTACGCGAGTTTGAACCCGCGCATGACGATCGGGGCGATCCTCGAAGAGCCTCTCATCATTCACAACCTCTTCCCTGATGATAATGCCCGCAAGGCCCGCGTGTTGGAGCTTGCGAACCTCGTAGGTCTTCGTCCTGAAGCTTTAAATCGCTACCCGCATGAGTTCTCAGGCGGTCAACGTCAGCGTGTGGGTATCGCCCGCGCCTTGGCCGTGAACCCTGAAATCATCGTCTGCGACGAGCCTGTGTCCGCTCTCGATGTGTCTATCCAAGCTCAGGTTTTGAATCTCTTGATGGAACTGCAAAAGAAGCTAGGTTTGACTTACGTTTTCATCGCCCATGACTTGAAAGTCGTTGAGCATGTATCTACTCAAGTGGCAGTGATGTACTTGGGTAAAATCGTTGAGCAGTCCGAGGCCGAAGAGCTTTATAAAAATCCAAAGCACCCTTACACTCGTGCGCTTTTGTCTGCGATTCCAATCCCAGACCCACGCCGCAAGGAAGATCGTATCATCTTGACTGGCGACGTTCCGAGCCCGATCAACCCTCCTGCAGGCTGCCACTTTCACCCTCGCTGCCCTATGGCCATTGAGGACTGTAAGAAGGTGGTTCCGCCTCTCGAGATTAAGCGTCCTGAGCACGTTGCTGCCTGCATTC